In Candidatus Methylomirabilota bacterium, the following are encoded in one genomic region:
- a CDS encoding TIGR02584 family CRISPR-associated protein — MYPKRILLAVTGLSPQVVTETLYALAVCQSPPFVPTEVRLITTAEGAERAQLALRSEDPGWFSRLRRDYALPHIAFDRNRIAILSDGDGTLTDIRTPSDNERGADLITETVRQLTADPQTALHVSIAGGRKTMGFYLGYALSLYGRLQDRLSHVLVSEPFESSWDFFYPTPYERIITTRDNKLANCADARVALAVIPFVSLRHGLPVNLLTGRSSFSQTVAAARRVLGPPDLTIDLRHRSISVAGQTVTVPPVELAFYSWLARRCQRGQPPLACPKDGVPEPDYAQAVLAEHQAIIGVLGDNDRTVAALRQGMDKNFFERRKSHANRLLKAALGPAATPYLIQRFNRRPNWTHGLDLEPVQIRYTTIATAERGDK, encoded by the coding sequence ATGTACCCGAAACGGATTCTCCTGGCCGTGACCGGCCTGTCGCCCCAGGTGGTCACCGAAACCCTGTACGCCCTGGCGGTCTGTCAATCACCGCCCTTTGTGCCGACCGAAGTCAGGCTCATTACGACCGCCGAGGGCGCGGAACGCGCCCAACTGGCGCTGCGTTCTGAGGACCCAGGCTGGTTTTCCCGCTTGCGCCGCGACTATGCGCTCCCCCACATCGCGTTTGACCGCAACCGTATTGCGATACTCTCCGACGGTGACGGTACCTTGACCGACATCCGTACGCCTTCCGATAACGAGCGCGGCGCCGATCTCATCACTGAGACCGTCCGGCAACTCACCGCCGATCCGCAGACCGCCCTGCACGTCTCCATCGCCGGCGGGCGCAAGACCATGGGCTTCTACCTCGGCTACGCCTTATCGCTCTATGGGCGCCTACAAGACCGGTTGTCGCATGTGTTGGTGAGCGAGCCATTCGAATCGAGTTGGGACTTCTTCTATCCGACGCCGTACGAGCGGATCATTACCACTCGTGACAATAAGCTTGCGAATTGCGCCGATGCGCGGGTCGCGCTGGCGGTAATCCCCTTCGTGAGTCTGCGCCACGGCTTACCCGTGAACCTGCTCACAGGCCGGTCGAGCTTCAGCCAGACCGTTGCTGCGGCCAGACGTGTCCTTGGACCGCCCGATCTTACCATCGACCTGAGGCATCGATCTATCAGTGTAGCCGGCCAGACCGTCACCGTTCCGCCCGTGGAACTCGCCTTCTACAGTTGGCTCGCGCGCCGCTGTCAGCGAGGGCAGCCGCCGCTGGCCTGCCCTAAGGACGGGGTTCCGGAGCCCGATTATGCTCAGGCTGTGCTGGCGGAGCACCAGGCGATCATCGGGGTTCTCGGGGATAATGATCGGACGGTGGCGGCCCTACGGCAAGGGATGGACAAGAACTTCTTCGAGCGCCGCAAATCCCACGCTAATCGGCTGCTGAAAGCCGCCCTTGGCCCTGCGGCTACGCCGTACCTCATCCAGCGCTTCAACCGGCGTCCGAACTGGACACACGGCTTGGACCTTGAGCCCGTCCAGATCAGGTACACGACCATTGCGACGGCCGAAAGAGGAGACAAGTGA
- the thiE gene encoding thiamine phosphate synthase, translated as MIAADACRLCVITDRQSARGLSHVEIAARAVEGGASMIQLRDKVAGPGQLLPEARQIAQLCRERGVCFIVNDRLDLALAADADGVHLGQDDLPPPAARRVLGPDKILGVSTHSLEQALEATEQGADYLGIGPIFATGTKATGYEPRGCGIIRQLRSRIDLPLIAIGGIALNNVGEVIAAGATGAAVISAIVGAADITAATAAFATAIHAARACLHSGRAIMSD; from the coding sequence GTGATTGCTGCGGATGCATGCCGCCTGTGCGTCATCACCGACCGACAGTCGGCGCGCGGGCTGAGCCACGTCGAGATCGCGGCGCGCGCGGTGGAGGGCGGCGCGTCGATGATCCAGCTTCGGGACAAGGTGGCAGGACCCGGGCAGCTTCTGCCAGAGGCGCGTCAGATCGCCCAACTCTGTCGCGAGCGCGGCGTCTGCTTCATCGTCAATGACCGACTGGACCTGGCGCTTGCCGCCGATGCCGACGGCGTCCATCTGGGGCAGGACGACTTGCCGCCACCGGCCGCGCGTAGGGTCCTGGGGCCGGACAAGATCCTCGGGGTTTCCACCCACTCGCTTGAGCAGGCGCTCGAGGCGACGGAGCAGGGGGCCGATTACCTGGGCATCGGACCGATCTTCGCGACCGGGACGAAGGCCACCGGCTACGAGCCGCGGGGCTGCGGCATCATCCGGCAACTGCGGTCCCGGATCGATCTGCCGCTGATCGCCATCGGCGGCATCGCACTCAACAACGTCGGCGAGGTGATCGCCGCCGGCGCAACCGGGGCCGCCGTCATCTCGGCCATCGTCGGAGCCGCCGACATCACCGCCGCGACCGCTGCCTTCGCGACCGCGATTCACGCGGCAAGGGCGTGTCTGCACAGTGGGCGCGCTATAATGTCAGATTAG
- the efp gene encoding elongation factor P, giving the protein MMISGGDLRPGVKVELDGTPYVVTDFQWVKPGKGGAFMRTKLKNMKTGGIIDRTFRTEEKLPKAEVEDRKVQFLYHDGDVYHFMDTENFEQFTIDEKLLGEASGFLKDEMIISVMNHRGEPLGVVLPTFVELRVAETEPGLRGDTATGATKPATLETGATIQVPLFINIGDLLRVDTRTGAYVERA; this is encoded by the coding sequence ATGATGATTTCTGGAGGAGATCTGCGCCCCGGGGTGAAGGTGGAATTGGACGGCACCCCATACGTGGTTACGGACTTTCAATGGGTCAAGCCCGGCAAGGGCGGCGCCTTCATGCGGACCAAACTGAAGAACATGAAGACCGGCGGCATCATCGACCGGACCTTCAGAACCGAAGAGAAGCTCCCGAAGGCGGAGGTGGAGGATCGAAAGGTACAGTTCCTCTATCATGATGGCGACGTCTACCATTTTATGGATACCGAGAATTTTGAGCAGTTTACGATAGACGAGAAGTTGCTCGGAGAGGCCAGCGGCTTTCTGAAAGACGAGATGATCATCTCGGTGATGAACCATCGCGGCGAGCCGCTCGGCGTGGTGCTGCCGACCTTCGTCGAGCTGCGGGTGGCGGAGACCGAACCGGGCCTTCGCGGCGACACCGCAACAGGCGCCACCAAGCCGGCGACGCTGGAAACTGGCGCGACGATCCAGGTACCGCTGTTCATCAACATCGGCGACCTGCTGCGCGTCGATACCCGCACCGGCGCCTACGTCGAGCGCGCCTGA
- the aroQ gene encoding type II 3-dehydroquinate dehydratase produces the protein MGEQEYGSARKRILVLNGPNLNLLGRREPNHYGRTTLKEIEEALRSYADARGAEIRFVQSNHEGALIDAIHEAIGWAEALIVNAGGLTHTSVGLRDAIIAVSIPTVEVHLSNIYRREPFRHRSLIADVAVGQISGFGALSYRLGLDAALQLLEKKG, from the coding sequence ATGGGCGAACAGGAATACGGTTCGGCAAGAAAGCGGATTCTGGTGTTGAATGGCCCCAACCTGAACCTGTTGGGCCGTCGAGAACCGAACCATTACGGTCGTACGACACTAAAAGAGATAGAAGAGGCGTTACGATCCTACGCCGACGCGCGGGGCGCCGAAATCCGATTCGTTCAATCCAATCACGAAGGCGCGCTGATCGACGCCATTCACGAGGCGATCGGTTGGGCCGAGGCCCTGATCGTGAATGCCGGCGGCTTGACTCATACAAGTGTCGGGCTGCGGGATGCGATTATTGCCGTGTCGATCCCGACGGTTGAGGTCCATCTGTCGAACATCTACCGCCGCGAGCCGTTTCGTCATCGGTCGTTGATCGCCGACGTGGCGGTCGGTCAGATCAGCGGATTCGGCGCCTTGAGCTATCGGCTCGGGCTCGACGCGGCCCTTCAGCTACTCGAGAAAAAGGGATGA
- a CDS encoding 3-dehydroquinate synthase, translating to MKSEARVPVSLGSRSYQIAVGSGLLKQLGDLCGELLPSRRAMIVTNPVVNHLYGATVSASLRKAGFHVALTEIPAGERAKSLRQAARLYQAFLKNRMDRRSVVVALGGGVIGDLAGYAAATYLRGIPLVQVPTTLLAQVDSSVGGKVAVNLPEGKNLVGAFYQPSLVVADVQTLRSLPLRQIRAGLAEVVKYGMIADRELFASIETELDAILRAEPESLTHLVTRSCAIKAQVVEQDEREEGMRAILNFGHTVGHALETLAGYHRLLHGEAIAIGMVVATMLSVNRGLCERGELDRLRTLLMRIGLPTKASVDMKQLVPTIGYDKKVRNRMIYFVLTKGIGHATLAEISDLGELRSAIRAAWSV from the coding sequence ATGAAGAGTGAAGCCAGGGTCCCGGTATCGCTCGGCAGTCGCAGTTACCAGATTGCCGTCGGCAGCGGCCTTCTGAAGCAACTGGGCGATCTGTGCGGTGAGCTGCTGCCGAGCCGGCGGGCGATGATCGTGACCAATCCCGTCGTCAATCACCTCTACGGGGCCACGGTCTCGGCCTCGCTTCGAAAGGCCGGATTTCACGTCGCACTCACAGAGATTCCAGCCGGCGAACGGGCCAAGTCGCTCCGTCAGGCGGCCCGCCTCTATCAGGCCTTCTTGAAGAATCGGATGGATCGTCGCTCTGTCGTGGTGGCCCTGGGCGGCGGGGTGATCGGCGACCTGGCCGGGTATGCAGCCGCCACCTATTTGCGGGGCATCCCGTTGGTGCAGGTCCCAACGACGCTGCTGGCGCAGGTGGACAGCAGCGTCGGCGGCAAGGTCGCCGTCAATCTGCCCGAGGGGAAGAACCTGGTCGGCGCCTTTTACCAGCCGTCACTGGTCGTCGCCGACGTGCAGACGTTGCGATCACTGCCGCTGCGCCAGATCCGGGCAGGCCTGGCGGAGGTGGTCAAATACGGGATGATCGCCGACCGCGAGCTGTTTGCCTCTATCGAAACCGAGTTGGACGCCATCCTTCGCGCAGAGCCGGAATCGTTGACCCACCTTGTCACGCGCTCATGCGCCATCAAGGCCCAGGTTGTCGAACAGGACGAACGGGAGGAGGGGATGCGCGCCATCCTCAACTTCGGGCATACCGTTGGACATGCCCTCGAGACCCTCGCCGGGTATCACCGACTTTTGCACGGTGAGGCGATCGCCATCGGGATGGTGGTCGCAACGATGCTGTCGGTCAACCGAGGGCTGTGTGAACGGGGCGAGCTTGATCGGCTTCGAACGCTGCTGATGAGAATCGGGCTCCCGACGAAGGCATCAGTTGACATGAAACAACTTGTACCTACAATAGGTTATGATAAAAAGGTGAGAAATCGGATGATCTATTTCGTCCTGACAAAGGGGATCGGTCACGCTACCTTGGCCGAGATCTCGGATCTCGGTGAGCTGAGGTCGGCGATCCGAGCCGCGTGGAGTGTGTGA
- a CDS encoding shikimate kinase, which translates to MKIVLTGFMGTGKSAVGRRLAERLALPFLDLDEAIEATTGLTITEIFAAEGEPAFRQKERDLIASLGHHTNCVVATGGGAVLDPDNLRRLRTGAVLVCLTAEPAVILERLGGDASRPLLQGTDRLTRIRTLLGQRASAYAEADLTIDTSRTGIETIVDQIIGHFGLQAVAIGKRGR; encoded by the coding sequence ATGAAAATCGTCCTGACCGGGTTCATGGGGACCGGCAAGAGCGCCGTCGGACGTCGTCTGGCCGAACGGCTGGCGTTACCCTTTCTCGATCTGGACGAGGCGATTGAGGCGACAACCGGGCTGACGATTACCGAGATCTTTGCGGCAGAGGGCGAGCCCGCGTTCAGGCAAAAGGAGCGAGACCTGATTGCAAGCCTGGGGCATCACACCAACTGTGTCGTGGCGACGGGCGGCGGCGCCGTCCTCGACCCGGACAATCTCCGACGTCTCCGAACCGGCGCGGTCCTGGTCTGCCTGACGGCCGAGCCCGCTGTCATCCTGGAGCGACTGGGCGGTGACGCCAGTCGTCCGCTGTTGCAGGGGACAGACCGACTCACCAGGATCCGAACGCTGCTCGGGCAGCGCGCTTCTGCCTATGCCGAGGCGGATCTTACCATTGATACGAGCCGTACCGGGATTGAGACGATCGTGGATCAGATTATCGGTCATTTCGGTCTGCAGGCGGTCGCGATCGGGAAACGCGGGCGATGA
- a CDS encoding chorismate synthase, with translation MLRYLTAGESHGPMLTAILEGIPANLPLAAHEITHELTRRQQGYGRGGRMRIEKDEADLVGGVRHGLTLGGPIAILIANRDWDNWKATMDPTPVGREIDPKEPVTRPRPGHADLAGALKYGQQDIRNILERASARETTARVAVGAVCKRLLRQFGVELFSHVVGIGSVAADTSGLSFADIREQAEGSPVRCADGAAADAMMRQIDEAKGRGTSLGGVFEVIALNLPVGLGSYVQWDRKLDGRLAQALMSIQAIKGVEIGLGFEGARRFGYEAHDEIFYEEGRFVRKTNRAGGLEGGMTNGEPIVIRGAMKPIATQYAPMASVDLRTKEPFQASVERSDICAVPAAGVVGEAAVAFELARALIEKFGGDSVEEMIRNYQGYVTTIRER, from the coding sequence ATGTTGCGCTACCTGACGGCCGGCGAATCCCACGGCCCGATGCTGACCGCGATTCTTGAGGGGATCCCGGCCAATCTTCCGCTGGCGGCCCACGAGATCACGCATGAGCTGACGCGAAGGCAGCAGGGGTACGGACGCGGCGGCCGGATGCGCATTGAAAAGGACGAGGCCGACCTTGTGGGCGGCGTTCGTCACGGTCTGACGCTGGGGGGACCGATCGCCATCCTGATTGCGAACCGCGATTGGGACAACTGGAAAGCGACGATGGACCCGACACCGGTCGGAAGGGAGATCGATCCGAAAGAACCGGTTACCCGTCCACGACCGGGGCACGCAGATCTGGCCGGAGCGCTCAAGTACGGACAGCAGGATATCCGCAACATCCTTGAACGTGCCAGCGCCCGCGAGACGACCGCCCGTGTGGCGGTCGGCGCCGTGTGCAAGCGGCTGTTGCGGCAGTTCGGCGTCGAGCTGTTCAGCCATGTCGTCGGGATCGGATCGGTCGCAGCCGATACGTCCGGTCTGTCGTTTGCGGACATCCGAGAGCAGGCAGAGGGTTCACCGGTACGCTGTGCAGATGGGGCGGCGGCCGATGCGATGATGAGACAGATCGATGAGGCGAAGGGCAGGGGCACCAGTCTTGGCGGCGTGTTTGAGGTGATTGCGCTCAATTTGCCGGTCGGGCTCGGCAGTTACGTGCAGTGGGACCGCAAACTGGACGGTCGGCTGGCCCAGGCACTGATGAGCATCCAGGCCATCAAAGGGGTCGAGATCGGTCTCGGATTCGAGGGCGCCAGACGATTCGGGTACGAGGCGCATGATGAGATCTTTTATGAAGAGGGTCGATTCGTGCGCAAGACCAACCGGGCCGGAGGGCTTGAAGGCGGAATGACGAACGGCGAGCCGATCGTCATACGGGGGGCGATGAAGCCGATCGCTACACAGTACGCCCCGATGGCCTCCGTAGACCTCCGCACGAAAGAGCCGTTTCAGGCGAGCGTCGAGCGGTCGGACATCTGCGCGGTTCCCGCCGCCGGGGTGGTTGGCGAGGCCGCGGTGGCCTTCGAGCTGGCGCGGGCCTTGATCGAAAAGTTCGGCGGCGACAGCGTCGAAGAGATGATCCGTAATTACCAGGGGTATGTCACGACCATTCGCGAACGGTAA